A single Thermaerobacter sp. FW80 DNA region contains:
- a CDS encoding ABC transporter permease — MGAVGEYVHAAYTIWLREIWRFARERERIVGMIAQPLLYLLVIGRGIASTMGIRGAPAGLDYVTFMYPGILGMSILFTSVFSAVSVIWDREFGFLKEVLVAPVPRGAVALGKALGGATVTTLQAAILLALAPLAGIPLTAAAVAQMLGLAFLLALALTSFGLAVASRMASMQGFQAVMNFLIMPLFFLSGAMFPLTDQVPTWMRVLMHLDPLTYGVDALRHALYTGPLEALMRQAQLIRFDLGTDVAVLFVLAAAMTALGTVAFSRVR, encoded by the coding sequence GTGGGAGCCGTCGGCGAATACGTCCATGCGGCCTACACCATCTGGCTGCGGGAGATCTGGCGCTTCGCCCGGGAACGGGAGCGGATCGTGGGCATGATCGCCCAGCCCCTGCTGTACCTGCTCGTGATCGGGCGCGGCATCGCGTCGACCATGGGCATCCGCGGCGCCCCGGCCGGGCTCGATTACGTCACGTTCATGTACCCGGGCATTCTGGGCATGTCCATCCTGTTCACGTCGGTGTTTTCCGCTGTCAGCGTGATCTGGGACCGGGAGTTCGGGTTCCTCAAGGAGGTGCTGGTGGCCCCCGTCCCCCGGGGGGCGGTGGCGCTCGGCAAGGCGCTGGGCGGGGCGACGGTGACCACCCTGCAGGCGGCGATCCTGCTGGCCCTGGCGCCGCTGGCCGGCATCCCCCTCACCGCGGCGGCGGTGGCGCAGATGCTCGGCCTCGCCTTCCTCCTGGCCCTGGCGCTGACCTCCTTTGGCCTGGCCGTGGCGTCGCGCATGGCCAGCATGCAGGGATTCCAGGCGGTGATGAACTTCCTCATCATGCCGCTGTTCTTCCTGAGCGGCGCGATGTTCCCCCTCACCGACCAGGTGCCGACCTGGATGCGCGTGTTGATGCACCTCGACCCCCTGACCTACGGGGTCGACGCCCTGCGCCACGCCCTGTACACCGGGCCCCTGGAGGCCTTGATGCGCCAGGCGCAGCTGATCCGCTTCGACCTGGGCACCGACGTGGCGGTGCTCTTCGTGCTGGCGGCCGCCATGACGGCGCTGGGAACCGTTGCCTTCAGCCGGGTCCGGTGA